One region of Bombus vancouverensis nearcticus unplaced genomic scaffold, iyBomVanc1_principal scaffold0036, whole genome shotgun sequence genomic DNA includes:
- the LOC143304455 gene encoding uncharacterized protein LOC143304455 — MIIKIKISNKENLFITAAYATYENQKDFNYEFNNLFELLQLNKPENYYIIAGDLKAKHTSWKNEINNTRGNFIRNWLDNKSIHYKTNLYSSELPSYPKGGSYLDICLADARLKFQNLRPNNTLNTLAYDSDHNALVFHINKNTSDFLTLETQTETPRYNYKKTDWKKFQNILEQNCDLKIYNNVNLTNRQIDSFIDEIEKHTQIALQKSVPIIKQKNSCEPYINNKIKDLHRDKSYILSKINNIKFNYSYDKREELEFLKYLLHRIKAQLKQEFANSINHYWTNKIKNISKNDSANMFPQINQIFRAKEQNPIPPLKLPPENASLIQEAGITIYNTIKDTEGNFIISKTIEKLDIIGTHFSKIHTQNEHMGREQLNRIIIVETNKLKNELEQDNTLNKTVCTFPNENTADNPKQPDPEINYFTNYNQLNTILSKLNNKKSSGFDGIPNILLKRLPNKIKWYYTVLFNNALNNTYFPRKWKKAKLIAITKKDKDGSSPANLRPISLLPNISKVFEIIINNPLTSFCTKNNIIPENQFGFRHKHSTIHAINKLTLDICWALNAKERVAACLIDLEKAFDTVWIPGLIYKLIKKKFPKHLIKIVWDMITNRTFAMTEGSHSSSKEFSIKNGLQQAFADDLIIYVTGRKTKTIKTELQELFEKINDYYHAWKLKINISKCETILFRPKSSEIGPIEREHCKKFQIREKTDKGALIPHKNCVKYLGVNIDYKLNYKQHTEIQLTKANKAFWKMKKLFHSKHLDSKVKILCYQALIRPIITYGCPIWYNISASQMEKIRIFERKCIRACLSTYRSEHSGFKKYVKNKIIYDLANVHRIDCHILKLIRNHFAQAAKIKENSLIFSCLFPNDTYYKNTLTTGYIPPEAFPYLFIYLLKLQSILALRIFSNFSGVAQ; from the exons atgatcataaaaataaaaataagcaataaggaaaatttattcatcactgcagcctacgcaacctacgaAAACCAGAAAGActttaactacgaattcaataatcttttcgaactcttacagctcaacaaaccggaaaactactatataatagcaggagaccttaaggCAAAGCatacaagctggaaaaacgaaataaacaacacgagaggcaacttcattagaaactggctagacaataaaagcatccactacaaaacaaacttatacagctccgagctaccctcttacccaaaaggaggctcatacctggacatatgcctagcagatgcgcgactaaaattccaaaacctacgtccaaataacACTCTCAataccttagcctatgacagtgaccataacgccctagtatttcacataaacaaaaatacatctgacttcctaacactcgaaactcagaccgagacacccaggtacaattacaaaaagacagactggaaaaagttccaaaacatacttgaacaaaactgcgacctaaagatctacaacaacgtcaacctaacaaatagacaaatcgactcattcatagacgaaatagaaaaacatacacaaatcgctctccaaaaatccgtgccaatcataaaacaaaaaaattcatgcgagccctatatcaacaataaaataaaagatctacaccgagataaaagctacatactctctaaaataaacaatataaaatttaactattcttacgacaaaagagaagaattagaattcctaaagtacctactacacagaataaaagcgcaattgaaacaagaattcgcaaattctataaaccattactggacaaacaaaataaaaaacatctccaaaaacgactcagcaaacatgttcccacaaataaatcaaatctttagagcaaaagaacaaaaccccatcccacctctcaaattgcccccagaaaatgcctccctcatccaagaagcaggtataacgatatacaacaccatcaaagacaccgagggtaacttcataatatctaaaacaatagaaaaactagacattatcggcacccacttttccaaaatacacacgcaaaacgaacacatgggccgagaacaactaaacagaattatcatcgtcgaaacaaacaaactcaaaaatgaattgGAACAAGACAacacgctaaacaaaacagtctgcacattcccaaacgaaaacaccgcagacaaccccaaacaaccagatccagaaataaactacttcacaaattacaatcaactaaacacaatcctctccaaactaaacaacaaaaaatcctccggcttcgacggcatcccaaacatcttactcaagcgcctaccgaacaaaataaaatggtactacacagtactcttcaacaatgctctaaacaacacatacttccccagaaaatggaaaaaagccaaactgatagctataacaaaaaaggataaagacggctcatcgcccgcaaacctacgacccataagtctcctccccaacataagcaaagtatttgaaataatcataaacaaccccctaacctccttctgcacaaaaaataacataatcccagagaatcaattcggcttccgacacaaacactccacaatccacgcaataaacaaactcacgttggacatctgctgggctctaaacgcaaaagaacgagtagccgcctgcttaatagacctcgaaaaagccttcgacacagtctggatcccaggtctcatatacaaattgatcaaaaaaaagttccctaaacacctgattaaaatagtctgggacatgatcacaaacagAACATTCGCAATGACagaaggttcacactcatcaagcaaagaattctccataaaaaacggtctacaacaag ccttcgcagacgacctaatcatctacgtaacaggccgcaaaaccaaaactataaaaacggaactccaagaactctttgagaaaataaacgactattaccacgcatggaaactaaaaatcaacataagtaaatgcgaaaccatactgtttaggcccaagtcaagtgaaatcggcccaatagaaagagaacactgcaaaaaatttcagataagagaaaaaacagacaaaggggccctcataccacacaaaaattgcgtaaaatacttaggggtaaacatagattacaaattaaactacaagcagcacaccgaaattcaacttaccaaggccaataaagcattttggaaaatgaaaaaactattccactccaaacatctcgacagcaaagtaaaaattctatgctatcaagcactaatcagaccgatcataacctacggctgcccaatctggtacaacatatcagcctcccaaatggaaaaaattcgcatattcgaaagaaaatgcatcagagcTTGTCTGAgcacttacagatccgaacacagcggattcaaaaaatacgtaaaaaacaaaataatatacgacctagccaacgttcaccgcatagactgtcacatcctaaagctaatacgaaaccacttcgcgcaagcggcaaagataaaagaaaatagtttaatcttcagctgcttatttccaaatgacacatattacaaaaacactctgacaacaggctacatcccgccagaagctttcccatacctttttatttatttgttgaaattacaatcaattctcgcgttgagaattttcagtaatttttctggcgtggcgcagtga